The Pseudanabaena galeata CCNP1313 genome includes a region encoding these proteins:
- a CDS encoding IS982 family transposase, which produces MDITRIFCEVDDFCQSFEKHWQEQPMLPSMQGERKSRSRMRLSEVMTIAIAFHGSGYKTFKDFYTLTVIPFWRKAFPHLVSYTRFVELMPWTMMLLCCFLHTRKGEVTGISFIDSTPINVCVPCRAHAHKVFKGMVNWGKNSVGWHFGFKLHLIINDKGELLAFKLTPANIDDRQPVPEMAQDLFGQLFGDRGYISQKLFEKLYEQGLQLITKRKKNMKNCLVKLIDKILLRKRAIIESVNDQLKNISQIEHSRHRSFFNFLVNLLAGLVAYTYRETKPALDLLFKGLPALPPAIF; this is translated from the coding sequence TTGGATATCACGCGAATCTTCTGTGAAGTGGATGATTTTTGCCAAAGCTTTGAAAAACACTGGCAAGAGCAACCAATGTTGCCATCAATGCAGGGAGAAAGGAAAAGTCGCTCAAGAATGAGGTTGAGTGAAGTGATGACCATCGCGATCGCCTTTCATGGGTCAGGATACAAGACCTTCAAAGACTTCTATACCCTAACTGTAATACCGTTTTGGCGGAAAGCATTTCCCCACTTGGTAAGCTACACCCGCTTTGTCGAGCTAATGCCTTGGACAATGATGTTGTTATGTTGCTTTCTGCATACCCGCAAAGGCGAAGTGACAGGAATATCATTCATCGACTCCACACCGATCAATGTCTGTGTACCATGCCGTGCCCATGCCCATAAAGTATTCAAAGGTATGGTCAATTGGGGCAAAAACTCAGTGGGATGGCACTTTGGCTTCAAGCTACATTTGATTATCAATGACAAAGGGGAATTGCTTGCCTTCAAGCTCACACCAGCCAATATTGATGACCGACAACCTGTGCCTGAGATGGCTCAAGACCTCTTTGGTCAATTGTTTGGTGACCGTGGTTATATCTCCCAAAAGTTGTTTGAGAAGCTCTATGAACAAGGTTTACAACTGATTACTAAGCGCAAGAAAAATATGAAAAACTGTTTGGTCAAGTTGATTGATAAGATTTTGCTGCGTAAGCGCGCAATTATTGAGTCCGTCAATGACCAACTCAAAAACATTTCTCAGATTGAGCATTCAAGACATCGCAGTTTTTTTAATTTTCTTGTCAACCTTTTAGCTGGGTTGGTTGCTTATACATATCGAGAGACTAAACCTGCTTTAGATCTTCTCTTCAAAGGCTTGCCTGCTCTTCCTCCTGCCATCTTTTAG
- a CDS encoding Uma2 family endonuclease produces MAIKEFYALPETKPASEYIDGQIYQKPFPQLQHSTLQAEIATAINLIGKPQKLAFAFPELRCNFGDISIVPDIAVMRWANIPFLENKRVANAAPIAPDWIIEILSPDQSPLRVMNKISSAITNGSELGWLISPVQDLIMVYQGDRFPEKMSGADVLPILDVLNWQVTVDDVFNLLCLE; encoded by the coding sequence ATGGCGATCAAAGAGTTTTATGCTTTACCAGAAACTAAACCTGCTAGTGAATATATTGATGGTCAAATTTATCAGAAACCTTTTCCTCAACTTCAACACAGTACTTTACAGGCAGAAATTGCAACTGCGATTAATCTAATTGGTAAGCCTCAAAAACTTGCTTTTGCTTTCCCTGAGTTGCGCTGTAATTTTGGCGATATATCGATTGTGCCTGACATTGCGGTGATGCGTTGGGCGAATATTCCTTTTTTGGAAAATAAACGAGTTGCTAATGCGGCTCCTATTGCTCCTGATTGGATTATTGAGATTCTCTCGCCCGATCAATCGCCTTTGCGGGTAATGAACAAAATCAGTTCGGCTATTACCAATGGTTCTGAGCTTGGTTGGCTAATTTCCCCAGTGCAAGATTTGATTATGGTTTACCAAGGCGATCGCTTCCCTGAAAAAATGTCTGGTGCAGATGTTTTGCCTATTTTGGATGTTTTAAACTGGCAGGTGACAGTGGATGATGTGTTTAATCTATTGTGTTTGGAATAG
- a CDS encoding FAD-binding oxidoreductase, whose protein sequence is MRLADNQLIALFTDLLGVESVVLFDRLAPNLHERVVASLTPDSLPPASVLYPQTISELSRAIALAYEHRLRVLPCGSATKLDWGGLVSRADLVISTAKLNRVIEHCVGDLTVTVESGVKYQDLQTVLAKEGQFLAIDPPYSAEATIGGILATGSAGSLRHRYNSVRDMCLGIEFVRSDGELAKAGGRVVKNVAGYDLMKLLTGSYGTLGIAASVTFRLYPLPEYTQIVVVTGTAESIAQAQQKISTSVLTPTACDLLSATAIADLGLGEGIGLVLQFASLKASVIEQCDRIATLAKELNLEVQILGEAKEFWELLEILIWQDELRNLEQSPESTSVVCKLGLMPSASVSFLKECEQIFDAQSYYLQIHTGSGLGILRVEDVQDLGAIALQIAKVRSIAESCGGFLSILEAPQALKFGNGTLGDNSNLENVWGYRGNARDLMLKIQRQFDPRGLLSCDRLYS, encoded by the coding sequence GTGAGACTTGCTGATAATCAACTGATTGCTTTATTCACTGACTTACTTGGAGTCGAAAGTGTTGTTTTATTTGATCGCTTAGCCCCCAATTTACACGAACGAGTTGTAGCTAGTCTCACCCCTGATAGTCTACCGCCAGCATCTGTGCTTTATCCTCAGACGATCTCGGAACTATCGAGGGCGATCGCTTTAGCATACGAACACCGTTTGCGTGTGCTGCCCTGTGGGAGTGCCACGAAGTTAGACTGGGGCGGCTTAGTCAGTCGTGCGGATCTGGTGATCAGCACAGCTAAGTTAAATCGGGTGATTGAACATTGTGTTGGCGATCTCACAGTCACAGTTGAGTCGGGCGTGAAATATCAGGATTTGCAAACAGTCTTAGCTAAAGAAGGACAATTTTTAGCGATCGATCCTCCTTACAGTGCTGAAGCCACGATTGGCGGCATTTTAGCAACAGGTAGTGCAGGTTCATTGCGACATCGCTACAACAGTGTGCGTGATATGTGTTTAGGAATTGAGTTTGTACGCAGTGATGGCGAGTTGGCAAAAGCGGGTGGGCGCGTAGTCAAGAACGTGGCTGGCTATGACCTGATGAAATTATTAACGGGTTCTTACGGAACTTTGGGCATTGCCGCGAGTGTGACCTTTCGGCTCTATCCTCTGCCTGAATATACGCAAATTGTGGTAGTTACTGGGACTGCGGAATCGATCGCTCAAGCCCAACAAAAAATTAGTACCTCGGTACTTACGCCCACTGCTTGCGATTTACTATCAGCAACTGCGATCGCCGATCTTGGTTTGGGAGAGGGTATCGGCTTAGTTCTACAATTTGCTAGCCTCAAAGCTAGTGTAATCGAGCAGTGCGATCGCATTGCCACACTTGCTAAAGAATTAAATTTAGAAGTGCAGATTTTAGGTGAAGCGAAGGAATTTTGGGAGTTATTAGAAATTCTGATTTGGCAAGATGAGTTGCGTAATTTGGAGCAATCTCCTGAGAGTACTTCTGTAGTTTGTAAGCTAGGTCTAATGCCATCGGCTAGCGTGTCATTTCTCAAGGAATGCGAACAAATTTTTGATGCTCAATCCTATTATTTGCAAATCCATACTGGTAGTGGTTTAGGGATTTTGCGTGTGGAGGATGTACAGGATTTAGGGGCGATCGCTTTGCAAATCGCTAAAGTGAGAAGTATTGCCGAATCCTGCGGCGGTTTTCTGTCAATTTTGGAAGCACCCCAAGCTTTAAAGTTTGGCAATGGAACTTTAGGAGATAACTCTAATCTCGAAAATGTCTGGGGTTATCGCGGTAATGCGCGGGATCTGATGCTTAAGATTCAACGGCAATTCGATCCTAGGGGTTTGCTCAGTTGCGATCGATTGTATTCATAG